A genomic window from Elusimicrobiota bacterium includes:
- a CDS encoding fibronectin type III domain-containing protein: MRLRTLFRSVLFLLLFSGNATAGPQHLHLLWSNPEKTHDNMTVMWSTTYTVKAVQVQYGISTSYGMLENGTTIYQTMCNAPGCSHEFCKRHIATVILTGLQYNTTYYYRCGEPGNWSARKKFITSPMKGSNTPIRFAAGSDSQANGTETKKIYNAIKTFNPLFKIHGGDLVGAGTRQMMWNNDFFPNVEQLAAESPLLPSPGNHEYHAVNYYNQFSLSKTWYSLNVGNIHVISLDNDMLNFEWAATWYVDSTSPQYKWLKADLEKADADPDIKWKIVFFHSPPYCSAQTYCGKWVRPDWVPLFEKHKVDIVFSGDIHFYERTYSLVQGEVVDRGPDFVKNSGVIYVVMGGEGGTLHASATPDTFSAAQRSSYNFQIIDVTEKQLTFKSYLDDGVTVIDTFNILKSTVTSPTPDTPTGFNAVVLSTTTAKLSWYDNSVIETGIRIERKNVGGSFTAISTVTANTTSYIDTGLTSGTTTVYRICAFNEYGDSPYSNEISVVAITSYETDPPVNPTDCRAWVSNTKTTELPEGDWQNVSATPYFVWTGSTDTVSGVKGFSVYFGTNPVQDPGKVITTNSSSVQISTGTVENGIAYYLRLRTSDNIGNWSNPVTMFVFKYIQSIPQAETVDPVTKVNVLEKDIYLKINVNSSTGISVANLEYCSNNDWDAYNQTELVFKEIKDATLVYETVINGEEVVSGIDSISYRVRIRDTVGAEVVVSTGTIIVSPNTERVITSNGGYVSLEDGDTRDGKTKVELPLSAVEQNVTISITPLKPSAVSPVISNTLIRSSNYIPAAVYDLSPSGQVFNKPVSITLLYPTPNTGVNENNYRVFWYDGTDWRYIGGKVDPAKNTVTAWVSHFSKYAIFETINTSSLDAQSYKPKEKILTLNNDGLNDTAYFSGLQNANLLAIANGGTEETKIYIYNLRNQLIRTIVDTEIWNGKDDSDNLVENGVYIYQYELNGEKVTGSFVVAK, translated from the coding sequence ATGCGTTTAAGAACATTATTTAGAAGTGTATTGTTTCTGCTGCTATTCTCCGGTAATGCAACCGCCGGGCCGCAACATTTGCATTTACTTTGGAGCAACCCAGAGAAAACTCATGACAACATGACCGTTATGTGGTCCACCACATATACCGTAAAAGCTGTGCAGGTACAGTATGGGATATCTACATCTTATGGAATGCTGGAAAACGGTACAACGATTTATCAAACTATGTGTAATGCGCCTGGCTGCTCACACGAGTTTTGTAAACGGCATATAGCAACTGTAATTTTAACCGGGCTGCAATATAATACCACATACTATTATCGTTGTGGTGAACCCGGGAACTGGTCAGCACGTAAAAAGTTTATTACCTCCCCGATGAAAGGATCGAATACACCTATACGTTTTGCTGCTGGGAGCGATTCTCAAGCTAATGGTACGGAGACAAAGAAAATTTATAATGCGATAAAAACATTTAATCCTCTGTTCAAGATACACGGAGGAGACCTTGTGGGTGCCGGAACTCGGCAGATGATGTGGAATAACGATTTTTTCCCGAATGTAGAACAACTTGCAGCTGAAAGCCCGTTGCTTCCGTCCCCGGGTAATCATGAGTACCATGCGGTTAATTATTATAACCAGTTTTCCTTATCTAAGACATGGTATTCCCTGAATGTAGGAAATATTCATGTAATTTCCCTGGATAACGATATGCTGAATTTTGAATGGGCTGCCACCTGGTATGTAGATTCCACCAGCCCGCAGTACAAATGGTTAAAAGCTGATTTAGAAAAAGCAGATGCTGACCCTGATATAAAATGGAAGATTGTATTCTTCCATTCGCCTCCGTATTGCAGCGCTCAAACATACTGCGGAAAATGGGTACGCCCGGATTGGGTTCCGTTATTTGAAAAACATAAAGTCGATATTGTCTTCAGCGGCGATATTCATTTTTATGAACGTACTTACAGCTTGGTACAGGGAGAAGTTGTGGATAGAGGGCCGGATTTTGTAAAAAACAGCGGTGTCATTTACGTTGTTATGGGAGGAGAAGGAGGAACGCTGCACGCCTCCGCTACCCCGGATACTTTTTCTGCAGCTCAACGTTCATCATATAATTTTCAGATTATTGACGTAACAGAAAAACAACTTACTTTTAAATCATATCTCGATGACGGGGTGACAGTGATTGATACGTTCAACATTTTAAAAAGTACTGTAACTTCACCCACTCCAGACACACCTACCGGGTTTAACGCTGTGGTACTTTCAACAACTACCGCAAAACTTTCATGGTATGACAATTCAGTTATTGAAACCGGGATTCGTATTGAACGCAAGAATGTTGGGGGCAGTTTTACAGCTATCTCCACGGTAACAGCAAATACTACAAGTTATATTGATACAGGTTTAACTTCAGGAACAACTACGGTATACCGTATCTGCGCTTTTAATGAGTACGGCGATAGTCCTTATAGCAACGAAATAAGCGTAGTTGCAATAACATCATATGAAACTGACCCTCCGGTAAATCCGACTGACTGCAGGGCATGGGTTAGCAATACAAAAACTACTGAACTACCCGAAGGTGACTGGCAAAATGTTTCTGCAACACCGTACTTTGTATGGACCGGTTCTACGGATACTGTTTCAGGAGTAAAAGGTTTTAGCGTATACTTTGGGACAAATCCTGTACAGGATCCCGGGAAAGTTATAACAACAAATAGTAGTTCTGTACAGATAAGTACCGGGACCGTGGAAAACGGTATTGCGTACTACCTCCGCTTGCGAACATCTGACAATATAGGCAACTGGTCCAATCCGGTAACAATGTTTGTTTTTAAGTATATCCAATCGATCCCTCAAGCTGAAACAGTTGATCCTGTTACCAAAGTAAATGTTTTGGAAAAAGATATTTATCTCAAAATAAACGTTAATAGCAGCACAGGTATTAGTGTAGCAAACCTTGAGTATTGTTCGAATAATGACTGGGATGCTTATAACCAAACTGAACTTGTGTTTAAGGAAATTAAGGATGCCACTCTCGTATATGAAACCGTGATCAACGGTGAAGAAGTTGTATCCGGTATTGACAGTATTAGTTATCGCGTAAGAATCAGGGATACTGTCGGTGCGGAGGTTGTTGTCAGTACAGGTACAATTATAGTATCCCCCAATACTGAACGTGTGATAACTTCTAACGGCGGGTATGTAAGTTTAGAAGACGGCGATACCCGGGATGGAAAAACAAAAGTTGAACTTCCTCTGAGTGCAGTAGAGCAAAACGTTACAATCTCAATTACTCCATTAAAACCATCCGCTGTATCGCCGGTAATATCAAACACATTAATACGTTCCAGCAATTATATACCTGCTGCGGTATACGACCTCAGCCCTTCAGGACAGGTGTTCAACAAACCAGTCAGCATAACATTATTATACCCTACCCCGAATACGGGTGTGAATGAAAACAATTACCGCGTATTTTGGTATGACGGTACGGACTGGCGGTATATCGGTGGGAAGGTGGATCCTGCAAAGAATACTGTCACCGCGTGGGTCAGCCATTTTAGTAAGTATGCAATATTTGAAACAATAAACACATCGTCATTAGATGCGCAGAGTTATAAACCAAAAGAAAAGATTTTAACATTAAACAACGACGGGCTCAACGACACTGCATATTTCTCCGGCTTACAAAACGCGAACTTACTGGCAATTGCAAACGGCGGAACTGAAGAAACCAAAATATATATCTATAATCTCCGTAACCAACTTATCCGCACAATTGTTGATACCGAAATCTGGAATGGTAAAGACGATAGTGATAACCTCGTAGAAAATGGTGTCTATATTTACCAGTATGAACTCAATGGTGAAAAGGTCACTGGTTCATTTGTTGTAGCAAAATAA